DNA from bacterium:
GACAGATCCATGGACAGCGCCTTCATCCGCTTGCCGGGGACGAATTTTATCCTCTTGCGGGCGGGGACGATGACTTCCTGGTTGGTGCGCGGGTTGCGGGCGAGCTTCTGCTTGGCCTTGCGGACGCTGAAGACGCCGAAGTCCCGGATCTCGATTCGCTCGCCCCGGGAGAGGGTCTGACGCATCTCCTCAATGAGCGCGTCGAGAACCTGAGCCGCGACCTTCTGGGTCACGTTCAGCTTCTTGGCCACGGTTATGGCAATCTCCCGCTTCGTCATCCTGACCTCCCCTCCCCGCCCTGAAAAGTTGGCTGTTCGGTGTGGAACCACCGCACCGCCACCTTCCCTCCCCAGCAGGGAAGTGGGAATCCTATTTAAATGACTTAAATGACAGGCTACTTTTTAAGAATACCACCTAGTCATGTGACGGTCAAGGGGTTAGTCGGCAATGGCGTCCAGGCACACCGGCCCGTCTTTCCTCAGCTCGTAGCGGAGGCCGCAGGCGGCGCAGGACTCGGTGAGAACTTCGTCCGATCGGAGCGGCAGGCCGAGCCTCCGACCGCAGGCGCACATCCATCCGACGAGCCGCGCCGGCACCCCGGTGACCAGGCCGAAGTCCGG
Protein-coding regions in this window:
- a CDS encoding integration host factor subunit beta; amino-acid sequence: MTKREIAITVAKKLNVTQKVAAQVLDALIEEMRQTLSRGERIEIRDFGVFSVRKAKQKLARNPRTNQEVIVPARKRIKFVPGKRMKALSMDLSD